The Leucothrix mucor DSM 2157 DNA window AGAATGAAAAAGACCTGGCCGATGTTCCTGAGAACGTCACCAAGGGACTCACGATCAAACCGGTTAAATGGATTGATGAAGTGCTTGAGATTGCGCTTGAGAGTGTTCCTAAGTCCATCTCTATGGAAGAGTATGAAGAGGCTTCTGATGAGAAGTTGGAGCAAAAATCCTCTGAGGCTGATGCCGATGAGGAGATTCGCGCTCACTAATGCATAGGCTAATTCTACTTGGTTTTGGGCAGTAAAAACCTGTAGGACAGCGTGAGAGTGGCTAATTTACTGTAGTCACGCTTCGCTGTCCTAAATTTTGTTGAACAATTACTGAGTGGCTGGTATAACTGTGCGGCGTACTTCGGCACGTCTCTTGAGGTAAGGGGATTGGGGCTGGTATATATGAAATGGGTACAACCATCATCACACCATTTAAAAGGATAACAATCTATGAATAAGACAGATTTAGTTGCAGCGATGGCGGAAGCTTCCGGTCTGAGTCGTGCAGATGCGGACAAGGCTTACCAGGCATTCGTTGAGACTGTAACAGCTGCCCTAAATAAAGATGACACTGTGACTCTGATTGGCTTCGGAACCTTCACTGTGCGCGAGCGTGCAGCACGTACTGGCCGTAATCCACGTACTGGCGAAGAGATCCAAATTAAAGCTTCAAAAAATCCTGTATTTAAAGCTGGTAAAGCTTTAAAAGATGCAGTAAACTAGCGCGCTTTCTACTGGAGGGTGATTAGCTCAGTTGGTAGAGCGCTGCCCTTACAAGGCAGATGTCGGGAGTTCAAGTCTCTCATCACCCACCAATTTTTTAGAGTATGGAGCGGTAGTTCAGCTGGTTAGAATGCTTGCCTGTCACGCAGGAGGTCGCGGGTTCGAGTCCCGTCCGCTCCGCCACTTTGAAAGATTTTAGTAGTAGAAAAAAAGTTTAAAAAAACCTTGCAGTATCGAGTGAAACGTATATACTACGCCAACTCAAACCAAGGGTGATTAGCTCAGTTGGTAGAGCGCTGCCCTTACAAGGCAGATGTCGGGAGTTCAAGTCTCTCATCACCCACCACGGAGCGGTAGTTCAGCTGGTTAGAATGCTTGCCTGTCACGCAGGAGGTCGCGGGTTCGAGTCCCGTCCGCTCCGCCATATATAGAAAGAAAAGGATACCTAGTGTGTCCTTTTTTTTCGTCTGCAGTTTGTGCAATGCCTAGCACACAGATTGTTTTTATTGGTATGGCTTCGCTCAATCGGGTATCATCCCCTTCGATAAAAACATTAACGAATAATAGAGATATCATGCTTCAAACAATCAATGATAAAGCGAAGGGATGGGTTGCATACGCAATCGTTATATTCATCAGTATACCGTTCATGCTATTTGGTATTGGCTCCTATCTGGATGGCAATGAGAAGGTCGTTGCTGCGACTGTTAACGGTGAAGATATAGAGATCGCATCGGTTACCACTGCAGCACTGCAGCAGAAGCAACGCCTGACCTCTATTTACGGCTCTCTGCCTCCACAGCTTGATGATAAAACTATCAAAGAGCAGGTGTTGAATGACTTAGTAAACCGTGAGCTGTTAAAGCAATCGGTAGAAGAGTACGGCTACCGCGCCAGCAGCCAGGAAGTTGCTGATATGATTCGTGGCATGCCAAGCTTTCAAAAAGATGGCCAGTTTGACGAGACGACTTACCAGCAATTGCTACAAGCGAATCGCTTGAGTCCTACACTGTTTGAACAGCAGACTCGCGATGACCTTACGTTGCAGCAAATGACTT harbors:
- a CDS encoding HU family DNA-binding protein; the protein is MNKTDLVAAMAEASGLSRADADKAYQAFVETVTAALNKDDTVTLIGFGTFTVRERAARTGRNPRTGEEIQIKASKNPVFKAGKALKDAVN